Proteins encoded by one window of Modestobacter marinus:
- a CDS encoding PilZ domain-containing protein — protein sequence MTTSTVPGTDHPEERGIVDLLVADRGEALISWVERVEGRELVVTAGQDRSQRRVRLEPGQRVELVWRGPTELRSLPAELVASEGGCWRLRPTGPAARGQRRAAVRAPLSLAVRATVGSTTLSGTTVDVSEGGFRAVFPGSPTGAESRRPGGDWQVGDVVDVVVELDTGQFGAKVEVIRRHQRTDDHHEVSARFVGLPERVEDRIRATVFAGLRDLRRRGLV from the coding sequence ATGACCACCAGCACCGTGCCCGGTACCGACCACCCCGAGGAACGGGGGATCGTGGACCTGCTCGTCGCCGACCGCGGCGAGGCCCTGATCAGCTGGGTGGAGCGGGTGGAGGGCCGCGAGCTGGTGGTCACCGCCGGACAGGACCGGTCCCAGCGGCGGGTGCGGTTGGAGCCCGGCCAGCGCGTCGAGCTGGTGTGGCGGGGCCCCACCGAGCTCCGGTCCCTGCCGGCCGAACTCGTCGCCAGCGAGGGCGGCTGCTGGCGGCTGCGCCCGACCGGACCGGCCGCCCGCGGCCAGCGCCGTGCCGCGGTCCGCGCCCCGCTCTCCCTGGCCGTGCGGGCCACCGTGGGCTCGACCACGCTGAGCGGCACCACCGTGGACGTCAGCGAGGGCGGCTTCCGGGCCGTCTTCCCCGGGTCACCGACGGGTGCGGAGAGCCGGCGCCCGGGAGGTGACTGGCAGGTCGGGGACGTGGTCGACGTGGTCGTCGAGCTCGACACCGGACAGTTCGGCGCCAAGGTCGAGGTCATCCGCCGTCACCAGCGCACGGACGACCACCACGAGGTCTCCGCCCGCTTCGTCGGGTTGCCCGAACGGGTGGAGGACCGGATCCGGGCCACGGTCTTCGCCGGGCTCCGCGACCTCCGCCGGCGCGGGCTGGTCTGA
- a CDS encoding PilZ domain-containing protein, which produces MVAGVPNVDHPAAATALGVLPLGQDDPLTARVRREGESYLYLSAPRNAVGEAIPFVERDVLELSWQADDGLRSVPADAVALAGDGLWKVRVTGPASRLQRRDAVRAPLGLSVTLSWDRATLTGSTLDLSEGGLLAVFRPHGDLGVSVPFPKRGQPLVLSLDLWSDELVTEVALVRRRPRQDNLHEWSLRFVDLPDPAADLIRSHVFTALRHARARGLSALY; this is translated from the coding sequence ATGGTCGCGGGAGTGCCGAACGTGGACCACCCGGCCGCCGCCACCGCGCTCGGCGTCCTCCCGCTCGGGCAGGACGACCCGCTCACCGCGCGGGTCCGCCGGGAGGGCGAGTCGTACCTCTACCTCAGCGCACCGCGCAACGCGGTCGGGGAGGCGATCCCCTTCGTCGAGCGCGACGTGCTCGAGCTGTCCTGGCAGGCCGACGACGGGCTCCGGTCCGTCCCTGCCGACGCGGTCGCGCTCGCCGGCGACGGCCTGTGGAAGGTCAGGGTCACCGGCCCGGCCAGCAGGCTCCAGCGCCGCGACGCCGTCCGCGCCCCCCTCGGGCTGTCGGTGACCCTCTCCTGGGACCGGGCGACCCTGACCGGGAGCACCCTCGACCTCAGCGAGGGCGGGCTGCTCGCCGTCTTCCGCCCGCACGGCGACCTGGGCGTCAGCGTCCCGTTCCCGAAGCGGGGACAGCCGCTGGTGCTCTCGCTCGACCTGTGGTCCGACGAGCTCGTCACCGAGGTCGCGCTGGTCCGCCGCCGGCCCCGGCAGGACAACCTGCACGAGTGGTCGCTGCGCTTCGTCGACCTGCCCGACCCGGCCGCCGACCTGATCCGTTCGCACGTCTTCACCGCGCTGCGCCACGCCCGCGCCCGCGGCCTCTCCGCGCTCTACTAG
- the purS gene encoding phosphoribosylformylglycinamidine synthase subunit PurS, whose amino-acid sequence MSQVVVDVVLKPEISDPQGQAVLGALGRLGHTGVRSVRQGKHFVLEVDGDPDEAELRQIAETLLANPVIEDVELHLPARTAD is encoded by the coding sequence GTGTCCCAGGTGGTCGTCGACGTCGTCCTGAAGCCAGAGATCTCCGATCCCCAGGGGCAGGCGGTGCTCGGCGCCCTCGGGCGCCTCGGCCACACCGGCGTGCGCAGCGTCCGCCAGGGGAAGCACTTCGTGCTCGAGGTCGACGGCGACCCCGACGAGGCCGAGCTGCGCCAGATCGCCGAGACGCTGCTGGCCAACCCCGTCATCGAGGACGTCGAACTGCACCTCCCCGCTCGCACCGCCGACTAG
- the purQ gene encoding phosphoribosylformylglycinamidine synthase subunit PurQ, which produces MRIGVITFPGSLDDVDAARAVRLAGAEPVSLWHGDHDLKDVDAVVLPGGFSYGDYLRAGAIAARSPLMADVVAAAHGGLPVLGICNGFQVLCEAGLLPGALTRNSHLHFRNRDQGLLVERADTAWTTSFTQGQRIVVPVKNGEGRYVAAPADLDRLEGEGRVVVRYVGGNPNGSSRDIAGVTSADGRVVGLMPHPEHAVESLTGPSTDGLGFFTSVLTALVAA; this is translated from the coding sequence GTGCGCATCGGTGTCATCACCTTCCCGGGCTCCCTGGACGACGTCGACGCCGCACGCGCCGTGCGGCTGGCCGGCGCCGAGCCCGTCTCCCTCTGGCACGGCGACCACGACCTGAAGGACGTCGACGCCGTCGTCCTGCCCGGTGGGTTCTCCTACGGCGACTACCTGCGCGCCGGGGCCATCGCCGCGCGCTCGCCGCTCATGGCCGACGTCGTGGCCGCGGCGCACGGCGGTCTGCCGGTGCTCGGCATCTGCAACGGCTTCCAGGTGCTGTGCGAGGCCGGGCTGCTGCCCGGGGCGCTGACCCGCAACAGCCACCTGCACTTCCGCAACCGTGACCAGGGGCTGCTGGTCGAGCGGGCCGACACCGCGTGGACGACGTCGTTCACCCAGGGGCAGCGGATCGTCGTCCCGGTGAAGAACGGTGAGGGTCGCTACGTGGCCGCACCCGCCGACCTGGACCGGCTCGAGGGCGAGGGTCGGGTGGTGGTGCGCTACGTCGGGGGCAACCCGAACGGCAGCTCCCGCGACATCGCCGGCGTCACCAGCGCCGACGGCCGGGTGGTCGGGCTGATGCCGCACCCGGAGCACGCGGTCGAGAGCCTGACCGGCCCGAGCACCGACGGCCTGGGCTTCTTCACCTCCGTGCTGACCGCGCTGGTCGCCGCGTGA
- the purL gene encoding phosphoribosylformylglycinamidine synthase subunit PurL, whose product MSADVTATPHPADGPADAAVRAMPDLDTVDRAGRTPDTAQPFAELGLEDDEYASIREILGRRPTTAELAMYSVMWSEHCSYKSSKVHLRRFGDLPKSDALLVGMGENAGVVDVGEGYAVTFKVESHNHPSYVEPYQGAATGVGGIVRDILTMGARPIAVMDSLRFGAADAPDTARVLPGVVAGVGGYGNCLGLPNIGGELLFDETYAGNPLVNALCVGVLRHEELQLAKAEGVGNKVVLFGARTGGDGIGGVSVLASETFDAEGPAKRPAVQVGDPFTEKLLIEACLEIFAAGLVTGIQDLGGAGISCATSELAAAGSGGMAIDLDAVPLRDSTLTPAEILMSESQERMCAIVEPAKVEEFLAVCAKWDVLATVIGEVTDGDRLTIDWHGERIVDVPPRTVALEGPRYERPMARPADLDALQADAPPSSSADLRADWLAVVSSPDGADKSWVTEQYDRYVRGNTVLAQPEDAGVLRIDESSNLGIALSLDGNARYARLDPYTGAQLNLAEAYRNVAVSGARPLAVTNCLNFGSPENPEVMWQFAEAVRGLADGCRELGLPVTGGNVSLYNQTGDVAINPTPVIGVLGVHADVTRRVPTGWRADGESVLLLGETRAEFGGSAWAAVVHGHLGGLPPRLDLAAERALGELLASLSADGLVGSAHDLADGGLAQALTESALRYGTGARLSVPGDPTAALFGESVARVVVTTTDPAAVRAAAEAAGVPVTELGTTGGDALVLDGLLELPLAELREAWTATLPALFGSPEIAVGSVPAGTVPTS is encoded by the coding sequence GTGAGCGCCGACGTGACCGCGACCCCGCACCCCGCCGACGGCCCGGCCGACGCCGCCGTCCGTGCGATGCCCGACCTGGACACCGTCGACCGGGCCGGGCGCACCCCGGACACCGCGCAGCCCTTCGCCGAGCTGGGCCTCGAGGACGACGAGTACGCCTCGATCCGGGAGATCCTGGGCCGCCGCCCCACCACGGCCGAGCTGGCGATGTACTCGGTCATGTGGAGCGAGCACTGCTCCTACAAGTCCTCCAAGGTGCACCTGCGCCGCTTCGGTGACCTGCCGAAGAGCGACGCGCTGCTGGTCGGCATGGGCGAGAACGCCGGCGTCGTCGACGTCGGCGAGGGGTACGCGGTCACCTTCAAGGTCGAGTCGCACAACCACCCCAGCTACGTGGAGCCCTACCAGGGCGCGGCCACCGGGGTCGGCGGCATCGTCCGCGACATCCTGACCATGGGCGCCCGGCCGATCGCCGTCATGGACTCGCTGCGCTTCGGTGCGGCCGACGCCCCGGACACCGCCCGGGTGCTGCCCGGCGTGGTCGCCGGCGTCGGCGGCTACGGCAACTGCCTGGGCCTGCCCAACATCGGCGGCGAGCTGCTCTTCGACGAGACCTACGCCGGCAACCCGCTGGTCAACGCCCTGTGCGTGGGCGTGCTGCGGCACGAGGAGCTGCAGCTGGCCAAGGCCGAGGGCGTCGGCAACAAGGTGGTGCTCTTCGGGGCGCGCACCGGCGGCGACGGCATCGGTGGGGTCTCGGTCCTGGCGTCGGAGACCTTCGACGCGGAGGGCCCGGCCAAGCGGCCGGCCGTGCAGGTCGGTGACCCGTTCACCGAGAAGCTGCTGATCGAGGCCTGCCTGGAGATCTTCGCCGCCGGCCTGGTCACCGGCATCCAGGACCTCGGCGGCGCCGGCATCTCCTGCGCGACCAGCGAGCTGGCCGCGGCCGGCTCCGGCGGCATGGCGATCGACCTGGACGCCGTCCCGCTGCGGGACTCGACGCTCACCCCCGCCGAGATCCTGATGAGCGAGTCGCAGGAGCGGATGTGCGCGATCGTCGAGCCGGCCAAGGTCGAGGAGTTCCTCGCCGTCTGCGCCAAGTGGGACGTGCTGGCCACCGTCATCGGTGAGGTCACCGACGGCGACCGGCTCACCATCGACTGGCACGGCGAGCGGATCGTCGACGTCCCGCCGCGCACGGTCGCCCTGGAGGGCCCGCGCTACGAGCGGCCGATGGCCCGCCCGGCCGACCTGGACGCGCTGCAGGCCGACGCCCCGCCGTCGTCCTCGGCCGACCTGCGGGCCGACTGGCTGGCTGTGGTGTCGAGCCCGGACGGCGCGGACAAGAGCTGGGTCACCGAGCAGTACGACCGCTACGTGCGGGGCAACACCGTGCTCGCCCAGCCCGAGGACGCCGGTGTGCTGCGGATCGACGAGTCCAGCAACCTGGGCATCGCGCTGTCGCTGGACGGCAACGCCCGCTACGCCCGGCTGGACCCCTACACCGGTGCCCAGCTGAACCTGGCCGAGGCCTACCGCAACGTGGCCGTCTCCGGCGCCAGGCCGCTGGCGGTCACCAACTGCCTGAACTTCGGCTCCCCGGAGAACCCCGAGGTGATGTGGCAGTTCGCCGAGGCCGTCCGCGGCCTGGCCGACGGCTGCCGCGAGCTGGGCCTGCCGGTCACCGGCGGCAACGTGAGCCTCTACAACCAGACCGGTGACGTGGCGATCAACCCCACGCCGGTGATCGGGGTGCTGGGCGTGCACGCCGACGTGACCCGCCGGGTGCCCACCGGCTGGCGGGCCGACGGCGAGTCCGTGCTGCTGCTGGGGGAGACCCGGGCGGAGTTCGGCGGCTCGGCCTGGGCTGCGGTCGTCCACGGCCACCTGGGCGGGCTGCCGCCCCGGCTGGACCTGGCCGCCGAGCGCGCCCTGGGTGAGCTGCTGGCGTCCCTGTCGGCCGACGGGCTGGTCGGCTCCGCGCACGACCTGGCGGACGGCGGGCTGGCGCAGGCCCTGACGGAGTCGGCGCTGCGGTACGGCACCGGCGCCCGGCTGAGCGTGCCCGGCGACCCGACGGCCGCGCTGTTCGGTGAGTCGGTGGCCCGCGTCGTCGTCACCACCACCGACCCGGCCGCGGTCCGGGCCGCCGCCGAGGCGGCCGGGGTGCCGGTCACCGAGCTCGGGACCACGGGCGGCGACGCCCTGGTGCTCGACGGCCTGCTGGAGCTGCCGCTGGCCGAGCTGCGGGAGGCGTGGACGGCGACCCTGCCGGCGCTGTTCGGCAGCCCGGAGATCGCCGTGGGCAGCGTCCCGGCGGGCACCGTCCCGACCAGCTGA
- a CDS encoding sterol carrier family protein, with the protein MVGVAPISAEDLRAALAPTAGWLAGESEQPPRAVLGAAVKTSARWLAQHVPGRSVELRVPPFVAVQCVPGPRHTRGTPPNVVETDAATWLRLATGALSWAEAVGEGRVSASGNRADLSEHLPLRGLRSSGPQPPR; encoded by the coding sequence ATGGTCGGGGTCGCGCCGATCTCCGCCGAGGACCTGCGGGCGGCGCTCGCCCCCACGGCCGGCTGGCTGGCCGGGGAGTCCGAGCAGCCGCCCCGCGCGGTGCTGGGCGCGGCCGTGAAGACCTCGGCCCGCTGGCTGGCCCAGCACGTGCCCGGGCGCTCGGTCGAGCTGCGGGTGCCGCCGTTCGTGGCGGTGCAGTGCGTGCCCGGGCCGCGGCACACCCGCGGCACCCCGCCCAACGTGGTCGAGACCGACGCCGCGACCTGGTTGCGGCTGGCCACCGGCGCACTCTCCTGGGCCGAGGCGGTGGGGGAGGGCCGGGTCAGCGCCAGCGGCAACCGCGCCGACCTCTCCGAGCACCTCCCACTGCGGGGGCTGCGCTCCTCCGGTCCGCAGCCGCCCCGGTGA
- a CDS encoding MFS transporter small subunit, with amino-acid sequence MSEQSSTPTGLVAFAWALVGLPLVYGLVQTIRTASTLFTG; translated from the coding sequence ATGAGCGAGCAGAGCAGCACCCCGACCGGCCTGGTCGCCTTCGCCTGGGCCCTGGTGGGCCTCCCGCTGGTGTACGGGCTGGTGCAGACCATCCGCACCGCCAGCACGCTGTTCACCGGCTGA
- a CDS encoding OFA family MFS transporter produces the protein MAVPSFLARERIIARPGFNRWLIPPAALAVHLCIGQAYATSVYKAALVSHFDSSLTAIGIVFSIAIVMLGLSAALFGTWVDRNGPRAAMFTSAVFWVSGFLVGSLGIYTEQLWLLYLGYGVIGGIGLGIGYISPVSTLIKWFPDRPGLATGMAIMGFGGGALIASPLSRQLMNWYDPVYDGTAGTTPSGNAVAGLFLTLGVLYLVFMMFGAFIVRVPADDWRPAGFDPSTVKQRALVTTESVSAGNAIKTPQFWLLWTVLFCNVTAGIGILEQAAPMIQDFFRNGETSAVAAAAAGGFVGLLSLFNMAGRFVWSSTSDYIGRKGIYMVYLGVGLVLYVLLATIGSSAVWLFVALAAIIISFYGGGFATVPAYLRDLFGTYQVGAIHGRLLTAWAAAGIAGPLIVNGVLDTQGTPGQLNAGDYRPALFIMVGLLAVGFVANLLVKPVAAKWHEPHATTPATARANPERSTTR, from the coding sequence GTGGCAGTACCCAGCTTCCTGGCCCGGGAGCGCATCATCGCTCGCCCGGGCTTCAACCGCTGGCTCATCCCGCCAGCCGCGCTCGCCGTGCACCTGTGCATCGGCCAGGCGTACGCGACCAGCGTGTACAAGGCCGCGCTGGTCTCGCACTTCGACTCGAGCCTGACCGCCATCGGGATCGTCTTCTCGATCGCGATCGTGATGCTGGGCCTGTCGGCCGCGCTCTTCGGCACCTGGGTGGACCGCAACGGTCCCCGCGCCGCCATGTTCACCTCCGCCGTCTTCTGGGTCAGCGGCTTCCTCGTCGGCTCCCTGGGCATCTACACCGAGCAGCTGTGGCTGCTGTACCTCGGCTACGGCGTCATCGGCGGCATCGGCCTGGGCATCGGCTACATCTCGCCGGTCTCCACGCTGATCAAGTGGTTCCCCGACCGTCCGGGCCTGGCCACCGGCATGGCGATCATGGGCTTCGGTGGTGGTGCGCTCATCGCCTCGCCGCTGTCCCGCCAGCTGATGAACTGGTACGACCCGGTCTACGACGGCACCGCGGGCACGACCCCGAGCGGCAACGCCGTCGCCGGCCTGTTCCTCACCCTGGGCGTGCTCTACCTGGTGTTCATGATGTTCGGTGCCTTCATCGTCCGCGTCCCCGCCGACGACTGGCGCCCCGCCGGCTTCGACCCCTCGACGGTCAAGCAGCGCGCCCTGGTGACCACCGAGAGCGTCTCGGCCGGCAACGCCATCAAGACCCCGCAGTTCTGGCTGCTGTGGACGGTGCTGTTCTGCAACGTGACCGCCGGCATCGGCATCCTCGAGCAGGCCGCGCCGATGATCCAGGACTTCTTCCGCAACGGCGAGACCTCCGCGGTCGCCGCCGCCGCGGCCGGCGGTTTCGTCGGGCTGCTGTCGCTGTTCAACATGGCCGGCCGCTTCGTGTGGTCCTCCACGTCGGACTACATCGGCCGCAAGGGCATCTACATGGTCTACCTGGGTGTCGGCCTGGTGCTCTACGTCCTGCTGGCCACGATCGGCAGCAGCGCCGTCTGGCTGTTCGTCGCGCTCGCGGCGATCATCATCAGCTTCTACGGCGGTGGCTTCGCGACCGTCCCGGCCTACCTGCGTGATCTCTTCGGCACCTACCAGGTCGGGGCCATCCACGGCCGGCTGCTGACCGCCTGGGCCGCCGCCGGCATCGCCGGCCCGCTGATCGTCAACGGCGTCCTGGACACCCAGGGCACCCCGGGTCAGCTCAACGCCGGTGACTACCGGCCGGCGCTGTTCATCATGGTCGGCCTGCTGGCCGTGGGCTTCGTCGCCAACCTGCTGGTCAAGCCGGTCGCGGCGAAGTGGCACGAGCCGCACGCCACCACCCCCGCCACCGCCCGCGCCAACCCCGAACGGAGCACCACCCGATGA
- a CDS encoding S-(hydroxymethyl)mycothiol dehydrogenase, whose translation MPYEVKGVVALSKGAPVTIETIIVPDPGPGEAVVDVQACGVCHTDLHYREGGINDEFPFLLGHEAAGVVSAVGEGVTNVAVGDYVVLNWRAVCGECRACAKGKPWYCFNTHNAAQKMTLADGTELSPALGIGAFAEKTLVHSGQCTKVDPAAKPTAAGLLGCGVMAGVGAAINTGGVGRGDSVAVFGCGGVGDAAIAGSRLAGAGTIIAVDIDDRKLEWAKGMGATHTVNSKETDPVEAIKALTGGFGVDVAIDAVGHPAVYEQAFNARDLAGTVVLVGVPNPAMTIELPLIEVFGRGGALKSSWYGDCLPSRDFPMLIDLYLQGRFDLDAFVSETIGLDEVEAAFDKMHAGDVLRSVVVFEGAGS comes from the coding sequence ATGCCGTACGAGGTCAAGGGCGTCGTCGCCCTCAGCAAGGGTGCCCCGGTCACCATCGAGACGATCATCGTCCCCGACCCCGGGCCGGGTGAGGCGGTGGTCGACGTCCAGGCGTGCGGGGTCTGCCACACCGACCTGCACTACCGGGAGGGCGGGATCAACGACGAGTTCCCGTTCCTGCTCGGCCACGAGGCGGCCGGTGTGGTGTCCGCGGTCGGCGAGGGCGTCACGAACGTGGCCGTCGGCGACTACGTCGTCCTGAACTGGCGTGCGGTGTGCGGCGAGTGCCGGGCCTGCGCCAAGGGCAAGCCCTGGTACTGCTTCAACACCCACAACGCCGCGCAGAAGATGACCCTGGCCGACGGCACCGAGCTGTCCCCGGCGCTGGGCATCGGCGCCTTCGCCGAGAAGACGCTGGTCCACTCCGGGCAGTGCACGAAGGTCGACCCGGCGGCGAAGCCCACCGCGGCCGGGCTGCTGGGCTGCGGGGTGATGGCCGGGGTCGGTGCGGCGATCAACACCGGTGGCGTGGGCCGCGGCGACTCGGTCGCCGTCTTCGGCTGCGGCGGCGTCGGTGACGCCGCGATCGCCGGTTCCCGGCTGGCCGGTGCGGGCACGATCATCGCCGTCGACATCGACGACCGGAAGCTCGAGTGGGCCAAGGGCATGGGCGCCACCCACACGGTCAACTCCAAGGAGACCGACCCGGTCGAGGCGATCAAGGCGCTCACCGGCGGCTTCGGGGTCGACGTGGCGATCGACGCCGTCGGGCACCCGGCGGTCTACGAGCAGGCGTTCAACGCCCGGGACCTGGCCGGCACCGTCGTCCTGGTCGGCGTCCCCAACCCGGCCATGACGATCGAGCTCCCGCTGATCGAGGTCTTCGGCCGCGGCGGTGCGCTGAAGTCGTCCTGGTACGGCGACTGCCTGCCGAGCCGGGACTTCCCGATGCTGATCGACCTGTACCTGCAGGGTCGCTTCGACCTCGACGCCTTCGTGAGCGAGACGATCGGCCTGGACGAGGTCGAGGCGGCCTTCGACAAGATGCACGCCGGTGACGTGCTGCGCTCCGTGGTCGTGTTCGAGGGGGCCGGCTCGTGA
- a CDS encoding MBL fold metallo-hydrolase codes for MSVRIEQAVVSGVFSLDGQDFDVDNNVWLVGDDDEVVVIDAPHDAAPILEAIGGRRVTAIVLTHGHNDHITAAVALREATAAPIWLNPADRMLWDVVHPDAAPDQDLVEGTRLSVAGVQLQALHTPGHSPGSTCLHAPDLATVFTGDTLFCGGPGATGRSYSDKPTILRSITDRLMTLHGDTVVKTGHGDDTTIDAELGNIA; via the coding sequence GTGAGCGTGCGCATCGAGCAGGCCGTCGTCAGCGGCGTCTTCAGCCTCGACGGGCAGGACTTCGACGTCGACAACAACGTCTGGCTGGTCGGGGACGACGACGAGGTGGTCGTCATCGACGCCCCGCACGACGCCGCTCCCATCCTCGAGGCGATCGGCGGCCGCCGGGTCACCGCGATCGTGCTCACCCACGGTCACAACGACCACATCACCGCCGCCGTCGCGCTCCGGGAGGCGACCGCCGCCCCGATCTGGCTGAACCCGGCCGACCGGATGCTCTGGGACGTCGTCCACCCCGACGCCGCGCCGGACCAGGACCTGGTCGAGGGCACCCGGCTCAGCGTGGCCGGGGTGCAGTTGCAGGCCCTGCACACCCCGGGGCACTCGCCGGGCAGCACCTGCCTGCACGCCCCCGACCTGGCCACCGTGTTCACCGGGGACACGCTGTTCTGCGGCGGGCCCGGGGCCACCGGCCGGTCCTACAGCGACAAGCCGACCATCCTGCGGTCGATCACCGACCGGCTGATGACCCTGCACGGCGACACGGTGGTCAAGACCGGGCACGGCGACGACACCACCATCGACGCCGAGCTGGGCAACATCGCCTGA
- the purF gene encoding amidophosphoribosyltransferase: MPRGDGRLTHDLDPHDAGPQDACGVFGVWAPGEEVAKLTYFGLYALQHRGQEAAGIAVSDGSSVVVYKDLGLVSQVFDEPTLGSLRGHIAVGHARYSTTGASTWENAQPTFRTTGAGTGLALCHNGNLVNTAELASAAADEGVAGAFVATNDSDLVTSLIAAKPDMSVEAAAMEVLPRLRGAFSLTFMDEDTLYAARDAQGVRPLVLGRLERGWVIASETAALDICGASFVREVEPGELIAIDEDGLRSQHFAHPDPKGCVFEYVYLARPDTTISGRGVHAARVEIGRRLAKEHPVEADLVIPVPESGTPAAVGYAEASGIPYGLGLVKNSYVGRTFIQPSQTIRQLGIRLKLNPLRDVIRGKRLVVVDDSIVRGNTQRALIRMLREAGALEVHVRIASPPVKWPCFYGIDFASRAELVANGLDVDGVRASINADSLGYVSEQGLIAATEQPANRLCTACFTGEYPIPLGQPEVLGKHLLEGIGRRALNGALTDEAPAVTGWTGQQAGSPMVPGGADDALSRP; encoded by the coding sequence GTGCCTCGCGGTGACGGACGGCTGACGCACGACCTCGACCCCCATGACGCTGGTCCCCAGGACGCCTGTGGCGTCTTCGGGGTCTGGGCTCCGGGGGAGGAGGTCGCGAAGCTGACCTATTTCGGCCTGTACGCCCTCCAGCACCGCGGTCAGGAGGCGGCCGGCATCGCGGTGTCCGACGGTTCCTCCGTCGTGGTCTACAAGGACCTCGGCCTGGTCAGCCAGGTGTTCGACGAGCCGACGCTGGGCAGCCTCCGCGGCCACATCGCCGTCGGCCACGCCCGGTACTCCACCACCGGGGCCTCCACCTGGGAGAACGCCCAGCCGACGTTCCGCACCACCGGTGCGGGCACCGGGCTCGCGCTGTGCCACAACGGCAACCTGGTGAACACCGCCGAGCTGGCCAGCGCCGCGGCCGACGAGGGCGTCGCCGGGGCGTTCGTCGCGACCAACGACTCCGACCTGGTCACCTCGCTCATCGCGGCCAAGCCCGACATGTCGGTCGAGGCGGCGGCGATGGAGGTGCTCCCGCGCCTGCGCGGGGCGTTCAGCCTCACGTTCATGGACGAGGACACCCTGTACGCCGCGCGCGACGCGCAGGGCGTGCGGCCGCTGGTCCTCGGCCGGCTGGAGCGCGGCTGGGTCATCGCCAGCGAGACGGCGGCGCTGGACATCTGCGGCGCCTCCTTCGTCCGCGAGGTCGAGCCCGGTGAGCTGATCGCCATCGACGAGGACGGCCTGCGCAGCCAGCACTTCGCGCACCCCGACCCCAAGGGCTGCGTCTTCGAGTACGTCTACCTCGCCCGGCCGGACACCACGATCTCCGGACGCGGCGTGCACGCCGCCCGGGTCGAGATCGGCCGCCGGCTGGCCAAGGAGCACCCGGTCGAGGCCGACCTGGTCATCCCGGTGCCCGAGTCGGGCACCCCGGCCGCGGTCGGGTACGCCGAGGCCTCCGGCATCCCCTACGGCCTCGGGCTGGTCAAGAACTCCTACGTCGGGCGCACCTTCATCCAGCCCAGCCAGACGATCCGGCAGCTGGGCATCCGGCTGAAGCTGAACCCGCTGCGCGACGTCATCCGCGGCAAGCGCCTGGTGGTCGTGGACGACTCGATCGTGCGGGGCAACACCCAGCGGGCGCTGATCCGGATGCTCCGCGAGGCCGGTGCGCTCGAGGTGCACGTGCGGATCGCGTCGCCGCCGGTCAAGTGGCCCTGCTTCTACGGGATCGACTTCGCCAGCCGCGCCGAGCTGGTCGCCAACGGGCTGGACGTCGACGGCGTACGCGCCTCGATCAACGCCGACTCGCTGGGCTACGTCTCCGAGCAGGGGCTGATCGCGGCCACCGAGCAGCCGGCCAACCGGCTGTGCACCGCCTGCTTCACCGGCGAGTACCCGATCCCGCTGGGCCAGCCGGAGGTGCTCGGCAAGCACCTGCTGGAGGGCATCGGCCGCCGGGCGCTGAACGGCGCGCTGACCGACGAGGCCCCCGCGGTCACCGGGTGGACCGGCCAGCAGGCCGGCAGCCCGATGGTCCCGGGCGGCGCCGACGACGCGCTGAGCCGGCCGTGA